A section of the Centroberyx gerrardi isolate f3 chromosome 8, fCenGer3.hap1.cur.20231027, whole genome shotgun sequence genome encodes:
- the akr1a1a gene encoding aldo-keto reductase family 1 member A1-A: MSSFVTLSSGQRMPVVGLGTWKSAPGQVKQAVLAALDCGYRHIDCAAAYSNEQEVGEALALRVGPGKALRREEVFVTSKLWNTKHEPEDVEEACRTSLTQLGLSYLDLYLMHWPMAFQRGKELMPRREDGSVCYSDTHYRDTWVTMESLVDKGLVKAIGLSNFNARQTDDVISMARHKPVVNQVECHPYLSQADLLSHCRSVGVCVTAYSPLGSGDRPWASPDEPCLLDDPRLAAIAQRYQKTPAQVILRWHVQRGVVCIPKSVTPSRIQQNLQVFDFSLSEDDMKQIECINCNERFIVPAVERDGKRVWRDAEHPHFPFLDPY, translated from the exons ATGAGTTCGTTCGTCACTCTCTCATCAGGGCAGAGGATGCCCGTGGTTGGACTCGGCACATGGAAGAGTGCTCCTGGACAG GTGAAGCAGGCGGTGCTGGCAGCTTTAGACTGTGGCTACAGACACATTGACTGTGCTGCTGCTTATAGCAACGAACAGGAAGTAGGAGAGGCTCTGGCTCTCAGGGTGGGCCCAGGCAAG GCTCTGCGTCGCGAGGAGGTGTTTGTGACGTCCAAGCTGTGGAACACCAAGCATGAGCCAGAAGATGTGGAAGAAGCTTGCAGGACCAGTCTGACCCAGCTGGGCCTCTCCTACCTGGACCTCTACCTCATGCACTGGCCCATGGCATTCCA GCGGGGGAAAGAGCTGATGCCTCGACGGGAGGATGGAAGCGTGTGTTACTCTGACACGCACTACCGAGACACTTGGGTCACCATGGAGAGCCTAGTGGACAAAGGTCTGGTCAAGGCCATAGGACTGTCCAACTTCAATGCCAGACAGACTGATGACGTCATCAGCATGGCCAGACACAAACCTGTGGTGAACCAG gTGGAGTGCCATCCGTATTTGTCACAGGCAGAtctgctgtctcactgtcg GtcagtgggagtgtgtgtgacagcctaCAGTCCTCTGGGCAGCGGAGACAGACCCTGGGCTTCTCCTGATGAACCGTGTCTGCTGGACGACCCCCGACTGGCAGCTATTGCCCAGAGATACCAGAAGACACCTGCCCAGGTCATACTCAG GTGGCATGTTCAGAGGGGGGTGGTGTGCATCCCTAAAAGTGTAACACCCTCCAGGATCCAGCAGAACCTGCAGGTGTTTGACTTTTCCCTGTCAGAAGATGACATGAAGCAGATTGAATGCATCAACTGCAACGAGCGCTTCATTGTCCCTGCAGTCGAG aggGATGGCAAGAGAGTCTGGAGAGATGCAGAACATCCTCACTTCCCCTTCCTTGATCCTTACTGA
- the vcp gene encoding transitional endoplasmic reticulum ATPase: MASGGESKNDDLSTAILKQKNRPNRLIVDESINEDNSVVSLSQTKMDELQLFRGDTVLMKGKKRRETVCIVLSDDTCSDEKVRMNRVVRNNLRVRLGDVISIQPCPDVKYGKRIHVLPIDDTVEGITGNLFEVYLKPYFLEAYRPIRKGDIFLVRGGMRAVEFKVVETDPSPYCIVAPDTVIHCEGEPIRREDEEESLNEVGYDDIGGVRKQLAQIKEMVELPLRHPALFKAIGVKPPRGILLYGPPGTGKTLIARAVANETGAFFFLINGPEIMSKLAGESESNLRKAFEEAEKNAPAIIFIDELDAIAPKREKTHGEVERRIVSQLLTLMDGLKQRAHVIVMAATNRPNSIDPALRRFGRFDREVDIGIPDATGRLEILQIHTKNMKLADDVDLEQVANETHGHVGADLAALCSEAALQAIRKKMDLIDLEDETIDAEVMNSLAVTMDDFKWALSQSNPSALRETVVEVPNITWEDIGGLDDVKRELQELVQYPVEHPDKFLKFGMTPSKGVLFYGPPGCGKTLLAKAIANECQANFISIKGPELLTMWFGESEANVREIFDKARQAAPCVLFFDELDSIAKARGGNVGDGGGAADRVINQILTEMDGMSSKKNVFIIGATNRPDIIDPAILRPGRLDQLIYIPLPDEKSRINILKANLRKSPISKDVDLDFLAKMTNGFSGADLTEICQRACKLAIRESIENEIRRERERQTNPSAMEVEEDDPVPEIRKDHFEEAMRFARRSVSDNDIRKYEMFAQTLQQSRGFGCFRFPSSATGGSGPSQGTGGTGSGPVFNEDNDDDLYG, translated from the exons GTTGATGAATCCATCAATGAAGATAATAGCgtggtctccctctctcag aCCAAGATGGATGAGCTGCAGCTCTTCCGTGGAGACACAGTGCtgatgaaaggaaagaagaggagggagactgTGTGCATTGTGCTCTCTGATGACACCTGCTCTGATGAGAAGGTCCGCATGAACAGGGTTGTCCGCAACAACCTGAGGGTCCGACTGGGGGACGTCATCAG CATTCAGCCATGCCCTGATGTGAAGTATGGAAAGAGGATCCATGTTCTCCCAATAGATGACACAGTAGAAGGAATTACTGGAAACCTGTTTGAGGTCTACCTGAAGCCATACTTTCTTGAGGCTTACAGGCCAATCCGCAAAG GTGATATTTTCCTGGTCAGGGGAGGCATGCGTGCTGTGGAGTTCAAGGTGGTGGAGACCGATCCCTCTCCCTACTGCATCGTCGCTCCTGATACGGTCATCCACTGTGAGGGAGAGCCCATCAGGAGAGAG GATGAGGAGGAGTCCCTGAATGAGGTCGGCTATGATGACATAGGAGGAGTGAGGAAGCAGCTAGCTCAGATCAAAGAGATGGTGGAGCTGCCTCTCAGACACCCTGCACTGTTCAAGGCCATTGGAGTCAAG CCCCCACGTGGAATCCTGCTGTATGGACCCCCTGGAACAGGAAAGACCTTGATTGCCAGAGCCGTGGCCAATGAAACTGGAGCCTTCTTCTTCCTTATCAACG GCCCTGAGATCATGAGTAAGCTggcaggagagagtgagagcaacTTGAGAAAGGCCTTTGAGGAAGCAGAGAAGAATGCTCCTGCCATCATCTTCATTGATGAGCTTGATGCTATCGCTCccaagagagagaag ACTcatggagaggtggagaggcgCATTGTGTCTCAGCTCCTGACTCTCATGGATGGCCTGAAACAGAGAGCTCATGTCATCGTCATGGCTGCCACCAACAGACCCAACAGCATTGACCCAGCTCTGAGGAGATTTG GGCGTTTTGATAGGGAAGTGGACATTGGCATTCCCGACGCCACTGGCAGATTGGAGATACTCCAGATTCACACCAAGAACATGAAGCTGGCTGACGATGTTGACCTGGAACAG GTGGCCAATGAGACCCATGGGCACGTGGGTGCCGATCTGGCTGCTCTGTGCTCTGAGGCCGCCCTGCAGGCCATCAGAAAGAAGATGGACCTGATCGACCTTGAGGATGAGACCATTGATGCTGAAGTCATGAACTCCCTGGCTGTCACCATGGATGACTTCAAG TGGGCCCTGAGCCAGAGCAACCCATCAGCGCTGAGGGAGACTGTGGTTGAGGTTCCCAACATCACCTGGGAGGACATTGGAGGTCTGGATGATGTCAAGAGGGAGCTGCAGGAGTTGGTGCAG TATCCAGTGGAGCACCCAGACAAGTTCCTGAAGTTCGGCATGACCCCATCCAAGGGTGTGCTGTTCTATGGTCCCCCTGGTTGTGGTAAGACCCTGCTGGCCAAGGCCATCGCCAACGAGTGCCAGGCCAATTTCATCTCCATCAAAGGACCCGAGCTGCTCACCATGTGGTTCGGAGAGTCTGAGGCCAATGTCAGAGAGATCTTTGACAAG GCTCGTCAGGCAGCCCCATGCGTCCTCTTCTTTGATGAGCTGGATTCCATAGCCAAGGCCCGTGGCGGCAACGTGGGAGACGGCGGTGGAGCAGCCGACCGTGTCATCAACCAAATCCTGACCGAGATGGACGGAATGTCCAGCAAGAAGAACGTCTTCATCATCGGAGCCACAAACAGACCAGACATCATCGACCCTGCCATCCTGAGACCCGGCCGCCTGGACCAGCTCATCTACATCCCCCTGCCCGACGAGAAGAGCAGGATCAACATCCTCAAGGCCAACCTCCGCAAGAGCCCAATCAGCAAG gatGTGGACTTGGACTTCCTGGCTAAGATGACCAACGGCTTCTCTGGAGCCGATCTCACAGAGATCTGCCAGCGGGCGTGTAAGCTGGCCATCAGAGAGAGCATCGAGAATGAGATccgcagagagagggagaggcagaccAACCCATCAGCTATG gaggtggaggaggacgaCCCTGTGCCTGAGATCAGGAAGGACCACTTTGAAGAGGCCATGCGATTTGCTCGTCGCTCCGTCAGCGACAACGACATCCGCAAATATGAGATGTTTGCCCAGACACTGCAGCAGAGCCGTGGTTTCGGCTGCTTCAG GTTTCCCTCCAGTGCTACAGGGGGCAGCGGTCCAAGCCAAGGCACAGGGGGAACTGGCAGTGGCCCAGTTTTCAACGAAGACAACGACGATGACCTTTATGGATAA